From Calditrichota bacterium, the proteins below share one genomic window:
- a CDS encoding universal stress protein: MIKSILVGVDGSEYTDSVLKYSINMAKAFGAKLRVITIIDVRIFEWSVYMGVDGFAPVFPSSVYLDESRKLLNQKADSVLKKCQEILDQVGVSYTVEKVEGAPVDVICEKANVTDMIVLGAHGEFARWGTKMMGATTEAISRQCDKPLFVAPKQIKEIKKILAPYDGSRNSNKALPLAGFFGTKFGAPITVFTVDNNLEEAQSIAKEGKEYLSAYGIPVEIETRKGNPDEEIVRFSDEGQFDLIIMGAYGHSRIKEAILGSTTEQVMRNTQIPVILVK; this comes from the coding sequence ATGATCAAATCCATTTTGGTCGGCGTTGACGGATCGGAATACACCGATTCGGTTCTCAAATACAGCATTAATATGGCGAAGGCATTCGGTGCAAAACTTCGTGTGATTACAATTATTGATGTTCGGATTTTTGAATGGTCGGTTTACATGGGTGTGGATGGCTTTGCGCCTGTTTTTCCGTCCTCTGTTTATCTGGATGAATCCCGGAAGTTGTTGAATCAAAAGGCCGATTCCGTGCTGAAAAAATGCCAGGAAATTCTGGATCAGGTGGGGGTGTCCTACACGGTTGAAAAGGTTGAAGGAGCACCTGTGGATGTGATTTGCGAAAAGGCCAATGTAACGGACATGATTGTGCTGGGCGCACACGGTGAATTTGCCCGTTGGGGTACCAAAATGATGGGGGCCACAACGGAGGCCATTTCCCGACAGTGTGATAAACCGCTTTTTGTGGCTCCAAAGCAAATCAAGGAAATCAAAAAAATATTGGCTCCTTACGACGGGAGCCGGAATTCAAACAAGGCGCTGCCCCTGGCTGGTTTTTTCGGAACAAAATTCGGAGCGCCTATCACGGTTTTTACGGTGGATAATAATCTTGAAGAGGCGCAATCCATAGCAAAAGAGGGAAAAGAATATTTGTCGGCTTACGGTATTCCTGTTGAGATTGAAACGCGAAAAGGAAATCCGGATGAAGAAATTGTGCGATTCAGTGATGAAGGGCAGTTCGATTTAATCATCATGGGTGCTTACGGCCATTCTCGCATCAAAGAAGCTATTTTGGGAAGTACAACGGAACAGGTGATGCGTAACACGCAGATACCGGTTATTCTTGTAAAGTAG
- a CDS encoding NAD(P)H-dependent glycerol-3-phosphate dehydrogenase has product MSVRVSVLGAGSWGTAIAILLSSKYDDVILWEFRPDVAQELAETRENKLMLPGVHIPEKIKIISDFETSVKNRDVLILAVPSHIMREVATRLSKVDFGNAIVVNVAKGIENGTLMRMSEVIHDCIPDLPEDRMATLSGPSHAEEVGRQIPTAVVAASKHLKTAQDVQRIFMTPNFRVYASSDLIGVELGGSLKNIIAIGAGISDGVGYGDNTKAALMTRALVEITRLGTAMGADPMTFAGLSGMGDLIVTCMSRLSRNRYLGEQIGKGKTLQQVLDEMVMVAEGVRTTKSAHNLAQIYKVELPITEQVYKVLFEDKPPKEAVTELMGRGAKIETWG; this is encoded by the coding sequence ATGTCGGTTCGAGTGAGTGTTTTGGGTGCCGGAAGCTGGGGAACAGCCATTGCCATCTTGTTATCCTCCAAGTATGATGACGTTATTCTGTGGGAATTTCGGCCGGATGTGGCACAGGAATTGGCGGAAACGCGTGAAAACAAGCTCATGCTTCCGGGAGTTCATATCCCTGAAAAGATAAAGATTATTTCTGATTTTGAGACATCGGTTAAAAATCGTGACGTGCTGATTCTGGCGGTGCCGTCGCACATTATGCGCGAGGTGGCCACACGCTTAAGCAAGGTTGATTTTGGAAATGCCATTGTTGTAAATGTGGCAAAGGGGATCGAAAACGGGACGCTTATGCGGATGTCGGAAGTGATTCACGATTGCATCCCGGATTTGCCGGAAGACCGAATGGCCACGTTGTCGGGGCCGAGTCATGCCGAAGAAGTCGGCCGGCAGATTCCAACGGCTGTCGTGGCGGCATCCAAACATTTGAAAACAGCACAGGATGTACAGCGCATTTTTATGACGCCAAACTTTCGGGTGTATGCCAGCTCGGATCTCATCGGTGTTGAGCTGGGGGGATCGCTGAAAAATATCATTGCAATTGGCGCCGGTATTAGCGATGGTGTGGGGTATGGCGACAACACGAAGGCTGCACTCATGACACGCGCCCTTGTAGAAATTACCCGGCTCGGGACGGCTATGGGGGCAGACCCCATGACATTTGCCGGACTTTCGGGAATGGGCGACTTAATCGTTACCTGTATGAGCCGCCTCAGCCGAAACCGCTATCTGGGTGAACAGATTGGAAAAGGAAAGACTCTGCAGCAGGTTTTGGATGAAATGGTGATGGTGGCGGAGGGTGTGCGTACAACAAAATCGGCACACAATTTGGCTCAAATCTACAAGGTTGAATTACCTATTACGGAACAGGTGTACAAGGTTCTATTTGAAGATAAACCTCCCAAAGAGGCAGTGACCGAGTTAATGGGGAGGGGAGCAAAAATCGAAACCTGGGGATAG